A genomic region of Gemmatimonadaceae bacterium contains the following coding sequences:
- a CDS encoding sigma 54-interacting transcriptional regulator yields the protein MNGAVHELLGQSRAMHDVRALVQRVGPGDLPVLIEGETGVGKELVARAIHHVSRRRGPLVPFNVCAIPEAMFEATLFGHTRGAFTGAHDSSRGFLQEAHDGTAFFDEIGTLSLANQGKLLRAIEMQQFRPVGAKQDVTSRFRVVVATNIPLAQLVAEGSFRTDLGYRLAGARIAVPPLRERREDVPQLLAAFWGEYHGGPLRLEGAAHAHLQQYDWPGNVRELRLLAQRLALLADEPVLSRELVAACLLPMRPSAASPAQVRADVQTHADSAAASALVSLLERHEYDVANAAASIGIHRSTLYRRLHAAGLNVNRLGRHSRFDERPARTATAPTFSGGLDPTRFIT from the coding sequence ATGAACGGTGCCGTGCACGAATTGCTGGGCCAGAGCCGCGCCATGCACGATGTGCGCGCGCTGGTGCAGCGCGTCGGTCCTGGCGACCTTCCCGTGCTGATCGAAGGAGAGACCGGCGTCGGCAAAGAACTCGTCGCGCGGGCCATCCATCACGTATCGAGACGGCGCGGGCCCCTGGTCCCGTTCAACGTCTGTGCGATTCCCGAGGCCATGTTCGAAGCTACGCTCTTCGGACACACCCGTGGGGCCTTCACTGGAGCGCATGACAGCAGCCGCGGCTTCCTGCAGGAGGCGCACGACGGTACGGCATTCTTCGATGAGATCGGCACACTGAGCCTGGCCAATCAGGGAAAGCTCCTCCGGGCCATCGAAATGCAACAATTTCGACCCGTGGGCGCCAAGCAAGATGTGACCAGCCGATTCCGTGTGGTCGTCGCTACCAATATCCCGTTGGCACAGCTCGTGGCCGAGGGCAGTTTCCGGACGGACTTGGGGTACCGATTGGCTGGAGCCCGAATCGCCGTGCCGCCGCTGCGCGAACGCCGGGAGGATGTGCCGCAGCTGCTCGCCGCGTTCTGGGGGGAGTATCATGGCGGGCCCCTACGACTCGAGGGCGCTGCACATGCTCACCTGCAGCAGTACGATTGGCCCGGCAATGTGCGCGAGCTTCGCTTGCTGGCGCAACGTCTCGCGCTGCTGGCTGACGAGCCGGTGCTCAGCCGCGAGTTGGTCGCCGCTTGTTTGCTCCCCATGCGGCCATCCGCCGCGAGTCCAGCGCAGGTACGCGCCGACGTGCAGACGCACGCCGATAGTGCGGCGGCCTCCGCGTTGGTCTCGTTGCTGGAGCGGCATGAATACGATGTCGCGAACGCGGCGGCATCGATCGGGATCCACCGCTCGACGCTCTATCGGCGGCTGCATGCCGCGGGCTTGAATGTCAACCGACTCGGCCGGCACTCGCGCTTCGATGAGAGGCCGGCGCGGACTGCGACGGCGCCGACGTTCAGCGGCGGACTTGACCCGACCCGATTCATCACCTGA